In Panicum virgatum strain AP13 chromosome 4N, P.virgatum_v5, whole genome shotgun sequence, a single window of DNA contains:
- the LOC120671392 gene encoding uncharacterized protein LOC120671392: MEDAAGGRRQQEMAAAGASKAQRGAAAAGVSVHEWLQHVKASFLGLVRKVTARSEQEAAEADMLAAKAQVEATDEAEAKKKQLADH, encoded by the exons ATGGAggacgccgccggcgggaggaggcagcaggagatggcggcggcgggggcgtccAAGGCGCAGAggggggccgcggcggccggcgtctcCGTGCACGAGTGGCTGCAGCACGTCAAGGCCTCCTTCCTCGGCCTG GTCCGGAAGGTGACGGCGAGgagcgagcaggaggcggcggaggcggacatGCTCGCGGCCAAGGCGCAGGTGGAGGCAACCGACGAGGCGGAGGCCAAGAAGAAGCAACTCGCTGATCACTGA